One genomic segment of Musa acuminata AAA Group cultivar baxijiao chromosome BXJ3-3, Cavendish_Baxijiao_AAA, whole genome shotgun sequence includes these proteins:
- the LOC103976882 gene encoding uncharacterized protein LOC103976882 isoform X2, protein MQPLPLPQLSPQPSYSRTNLNDLKSQIAKRLGTERAQRYFIYLNGLLSQKMSKLEFNRLCLPTLGRENLPLHNQLIRLILENACRAKVPPPVNQEKGVQKRVVDVLKRTPQIDDGFNSLRAPITSLPSSSNGRHAKDYAGHLGPNGRAEIASYKFVAPYDEIVSRENGDFIPSGSRRLQHQQVGPAERQAKRPRLDNPSLHYQGSVNDKGLVEVATVDDLDRLDHLDSCRGSLRAPLGIPFCSVSTGGARSRPLSTAGASSGGFGSIYGRGELFHTEILKKRMEQITEAQGLGGVSMDCAKLLNNSLDAYLKLLIRSCVELVGARTGNGLTKRILG, encoded by the exons ATGCAGCcgttgccactgccgcagctttcGCCACAACCGTCATACTCTCGGACCAACCTCAATGACCTCAAGTCACAGATAGCAAAGCGATTAGGCACGGAGCGAGCACAGCGCTACTTCATCTATCTGAATGGGTTGTTATCACAGAAGATGAGCAAGCTCGAGTTCAACAGGCTTTGCCTTCCGACTCTGGGCCGTGAGAATCTCCCCTTGCACAACCAACTCATCCGATTGATCCTTGAAAATGCCTGTCGAGCTAAAGTTCCACCACCAGTCAATCAGGAGAAGGGTGTGCAGAAGCGGGTTGTAGATGTGCTGAAGAGAACCCCTCAGATCGATGATGGATTCAATTCATTACGTGCCCCGATTACATCGTTGCCCAGCTCATCAAATGGCCGGCATGCCAAAGATTATGCAGGCCATCTCGGACCAAATGGGAGAGCAGAGATTGCTTCCTATAAGTTTGTGGCACCTTACGATGAGATTGTCAGCAGGGAGAATGGTGACTTCATTCCATCTGGATCAAGGAGGCTGCAGCATCAGCAAGTTGGTCCTGCAGAGCGACAGGCAAAGAGACCACGGTTGGATAACCCATCACTGCATTACCAGGGTTCTGTGAATGACAAGGGGTTGGTTGAAGTAGCAACTGTGGACGATCTGGATAGACTGGACCACTTGGACTCCTGCAGAGGATCTCTTCGGGCCCCACTTGGCATTCCATTTTGTTCTGTGAGCACTGGTGGGGCAAGAAGCCGTCCACTGTCAACAGCCGGTGCTAGCAGTGGTGGGTTCGGTAGCATCTATGGTCGTGGTGAACTGTTCCATACTGAGATTTTGAAGAAACGGATGGAGCAAATAACTGAAGCACAGGGATTGGGAGGAGTATCTATGGATTGTGCCAAACTACTAAATAATAGTTTGGATGCTTATTTGAAGCTGCTGATTAGGTCATGTGTTGAGCTAGTTGGAGCAAGAACTGGAAATGGACTAACAAAAAG GATTTTAGGGTAG
- the LOC103976882 gene encoding uncharacterized protein LOC103976882 isoform X1 — protein sequence MQPLPLPQLSPQPSYSRTNLNDLKSQIAKRLGTERAQRYFIYLNGLLSQKMSKLEFNRLCLPTLGRENLPLHNQLIRLILENACRAKVPPPVNQEKGVQKRVVDVLKRTPQIDDGFNSLRAPITSLPSSSNGRHAKDYAGHLGPNGRAEIASYKFVAPYDEIVSRENGDFIPSGSRRLQHQQVGPAERQAKRPRLDNPSLHYQGSVNDKGLVEVATVDDLDRLDHLDSCRGSLRAPLGIPFCSVSTGGARSRPLSTAGASSGGFGSIYGRGELFHTEILKKRMEQITEAQGLGGVSMDCAKLLNNSLDAYLKLLIRSCVELVGARTGNGLTKRPVSRLQLYRNSIVDSFVGNNIKMQIVGGPSEGTHELKNSCLISMQDFRVAMELNPQQLGEDWPLLLEKICIRSCEE from the coding sequence ATGCAGCcgttgccactgccgcagctttcGCCACAACCGTCATACTCTCGGACCAACCTCAATGACCTCAAGTCACAGATAGCAAAGCGATTAGGCACGGAGCGAGCACAGCGCTACTTCATCTATCTGAATGGGTTGTTATCACAGAAGATGAGCAAGCTCGAGTTCAACAGGCTTTGCCTTCCGACTCTGGGCCGTGAGAATCTCCCCTTGCACAACCAACTCATCCGATTGATCCTTGAAAATGCCTGTCGAGCTAAAGTTCCACCACCAGTCAATCAGGAGAAGGGTGTGCAGAAGCGGGTTGTAGATGTGCTGAAGAGAACCCCTCAGATCGATGATGGATTCAATTCATTACGTGCCCCGATTACATCGTTGCCCAGCTCATCAAATGGCCGGCATGCCAAAGATTATGCAGGCCATCTCGGACCAAATGGGAGAGCAGAGATTGCTTCCTATAAGTTTGTGGCACCTTACGATGAGATTGTCAGCAGGGAGAATGGTGACTTCATTCCATCTGGATCAAGGAGGCTGCAGCATCAGCAAGTTGGTCCTGCAGAGCGACAGGCAAAGAGACCACGGTTGGATAACCCATCACTGCATTACCAGGGTTCTGTGAATGACAAGGGGTTGGTTGAAGTAGCAACTGTGGACGATCTGGATAGACTGGACCACTTGGACTCCTGCAGAGGATCTCTTCGGGCCCCACTTGGCATTCCATTTTGTTCTGTGAGCACTGGTGGGGCAAGAAGCCGTCCACTGTCAACAGCCGGTGCTAGCAGTGGTGGGTTCGGTAGCATCTATGGTCGTGGTGAACTGTTCCATACTGAGATTTTGAAGAAACGGATGGAGCAAATAACTGAAGCACAGGGATTGGGAGGAGTATCTATGGATTGTGCCAAACTACTAAATAATAGTTTGGATGCTTATTTGAAGCTGCTGATTAGGTCATGTGTTGAGCTAGTTGGAGCAAGAACTGGAAATGGACTAACAAAAAGGCCAGTCTCCAGATTGCAGCTATATAGGAATTCTATTGTTGATAGTTTTGTTGGAAACAATATCAAAATGCAAATTGTAGGTGGACCTTCAGAAGGCACACATGAACTGAAAAACAGCTGTTTGATATCTATGCAGGATTTTAGGGTAGCGATGGAGCTAAATCCACAACAACTTGGAGAGGACTGGCCCTTGCTACTTGAGAAAATATGTATTCGTTCATGTGAAGAATAA